From Chryseobacterium wanjuense, one genomic window encodes:
- a CDS encoding 30S ribosomal protein THX: protein MGKGDKKSKRGKINNGSYGKRRPRKASKSIEASAEKAKK from the coding sequence ATGGGAAAAGGAGACAAAAAATCAAAAAGAGGAAAAATCAACAACGGAAGTTATGGTAAAAGAAGACCTAGAAAGGCTTCAAAATCGATAGAAGCTTCCGCAGAAAAAGCTAAAAAGTAA